From a single Lewinella sp. LCG006 genomic region:
- a CDS encoding amidohydrolase family protein — protein sequence MMKYLLSMLALVLSCSAFAQTDTTAVQQDSVKKEDSKEPLPLEATRSIKINTDNGTWLSLDVSPDGKTIAFDLLGDLYTLPITGGKATRITEGLAFDSQPKFSPDGKSLLFLSDRSGGNNAWIMDLEKGDSTQVTQGNNDNMQSAEWTPDGQYIVTSQGTRNLKLHIYHRDGGSGAQLIKTPETLKTVEPAFGADERYIWFSQRRGAWQYNAEFPQYQLATYDRETGKIATQSARYGSAFTPTLSPDGKWLVYGSRWNDQTGLMARNLENGDEKWLAYPVQRDEQESIAPLGVLPAMSFTPDSKHLIASYGGKIYKLAMDGGDAVNIPFQVEEELAVGPRLKFNYPISDDPMMEVTQIRDPKVSPNGKQVVFTALNRLYVMDLPAGTPRRLTNFNYTEAMPTWSPDSKQIAFVTWNDSDGGYLYKVNAAGGTAPVRLTEMAGVYSEPAWSWTKDRIVFMKGTKQTYKDGDSPFTFGTQDELRWIAASGGESTLIEKSKNRATPHFVKGNDRIYLYGSEGLQSIRWDGTDEKTIVKITGITVYGSLHDILDHHHHSLPETATEPQKKPSNADLILMAPEGDQAMAKINNEIYTVTIPYLGGETITINVADASKAAFPARKLTKIGGEFPSWSSDAKLAYWSIGNAFFTYDLAAGKARDEEIAAKKKAEAAEKAAEAKKKKEEGDEEGEDKKEEKKDEEKKEEDKPYEAAEMRIKVEVPRDMPKGTVLLRNARVITMKGDEIFEQGDILIENNRIKQVGAAGSITVGTGVKTMDLSGKTIVPGFVDTHAHMWPAWGLHKNQIWIYAANLAYGVTTTRDPQTATTDVLTYADMVDAGMMYGPRVYSTGPGVGFWAYNIKSLEQAREVLKQYSEYYHTKTIKMYLTGNRQHRQWIIMAAKEQGLMPTTEGGLDFKLNVTQILDGYPGHEHAFPIYPLYEDFKTFVAESRTTYTPTLLVAYGGPWAENYYYATENVQGDPKLNFYTPKSELDAKSRRRNAGWFMKEEHVFEDHAVFVKDLVEAGGLAGVGSHGQLQGLGYHWELWSVQSGGLKEHDALKVATILGAESIGLEQDLGSIKAGKIADLVILGKNPLEDIRNSNTVEMVMKNGRLFNAENLDEVYPQARKAPAFEWHQAAPEGVPGIRK from the coding sequence ATGATGAAATACCTACTTTCTATGCTGGCATTGGTACTCAGTTGCAGTGCCTTTGCCCAAACCGACACCACTGCTGTTCAGCAGGATTCCGTCAAAAAAGAAGACAGTAAGGAGCCACTGCCGCTGGAGGCTACCCGCAGTATTAAGATCAATACCGACAACGGCACCTGGCTTTCGCTCGACGTTAGCCCCGACGGGAAGACCATTGCTTTTGATCTCCTGGGCGACCTCTATACGCTGCCCATTACCGGCGGAAAAGCTACCCGCATTACCGAAGGCCTGGCCTTTGATTCCCAACCCAAGTTTTCGCCCGACGGCAAATCGCTCCTCTTCCTATCCGATCGCAGCGGCGGCAACAACGCCTGGATCATGGACCTGGAAAAAGGCGACAGCACCCAGGTCACCCAAGGCAACAACGACAATATGCAGTCGGCCGAGTGGACGCCCGATGGACAGTACATCGTTACCAGCCAGGGCACGCGTAACCTCAAACTACACATCTACCATCGCGATGGAGGCTCCGGGGCGCAGTTGATCAAAACGCCCGAGACGCTAAAAACCGTAGAACCTGCTTTTGGTGCCGACGAGCGCTACATCTGGTTTTCGCAACGCAGGGGAGCCTGGCAGTACAATGCTGAATTTCCGCAATACCAGCTGGCGACCTACGATCGCGAGACCGGCAAAATAGCCACGCAAAGCGCCCGCTACGGCTCGGCCTTCACCCCCACCCTTTCGCCCGACGGCAAATGGCTGGTATACGGTAGCCGCTGGAACGACCAGACCGGCCTGATGGCCCGCAACCTGGAAAATGGTGACGAAAAATGGCTGGCCTACCCCGTGCAGCGCGACGAGCAAGAGTCGATCGCACCGCTGGGCGTGCTTCCGGCCATGTCATTTACCCCCGACAGCAAGCACCTAATTGCTTCTTACGGTGGCAAAATCTACAAACTCGCCATGGATGGTGGCGATGCCGTCAACATCCCCTTCCAGGTGGAGGAAGAACTGGCCGTTGGCCCACGCCTGAAGTTCAACTACCCCATCAGCGATGACCCCATGATGGAGGTGACCCAAATTCGCGACCCAAAAGTTTCGCCCAACGGCAAGCAGGTCGTGTTTACGGCCCTCAACCGCCTCTACGTCATGGACCTCCCCGCTGGTACGCCGCGCCGCCTCACCAACTTCAACTACACGGAGGCCATGCCCACCTGGAGCCCCGATAGCAAGCAGATCGCTTTTGTGACCTGGAACGACAGCGATGGAGGCTACCTCTACAAAGTCAACGCAGCCGGTGGCACTGCTCCTGTCCGACTGACGGAGATGGCCGGCGTCTACTCGGAGCCCGCCTGGAGTTGGACCAAAGATCGGATCGTGTTCATGAAAGGAACCAAGCAGACCTACAAAGATGGCGACAGCCCCTTCACCTTCGGCACCCAGGACGAACTGCGCTGGATTGCAGCCAGTGGCGGCGAGAGCACGCTGATTGAAAAAAGTAAAAACCGGGCAACGCCCCATTTTGTCAAGGGTAACGACCGCATCTACCTCTACGGTAGCGAAGGCTTGCAGTCTATCCGCTGGGACGGTACCGATGAAAAGACCATCGTAAAAATTACCGGAATCACCGTCTACGGATCACTCCATGATATTCTTGACCACCATCACCATAGTCTGCCAGAAACCGCTACCGAGCCGCAGAAAAAGCCTTCCAATGCCGACCTCATCCTCATGGCACCAGAGGGAGATCAGGCGATGGCTAAGATCAACAATGAGATTTATACCGTCACCATCCCCTATCTGGGTGGCGAAACCATTACCATCAATGTAGCGGATGCCAGCAAAGCCGCTTTCCCGGCACGGAAGCTCACCAAAATCGGAGGAGAATTCCCCAGCTGGAGCAGTGATGCCAAACTGGCCTACTGGTCGATCGGCAACGCCTTCTTCACTTACGACCTGGCCGCAGGCAAAGCCCGCGACGAGGAAATAGCCGCCAAGAAAAAAGCCGAAGCGGCGGAAAAAGCGGCCGAAGCCAAGAAGAAAAAGGAAGAAGGAGACGAAGAGGGGGAAGACAAGAAAGAAGAGAAAAAGGACGAGGAGAAAAAAGAGGAAGACAAGCCCTACGAAGCCGCTGAAATGCGGATCAAGGTAGAAGTACCCCGCGATATGCCCAAGGGCACGGTACTGCTGCGCAACGCTCGGGTAATCACCATGAAGGGCGACGAAATTTTCGAACAGGGCGACATCCTCATCGAAAACAACCGCATCAAGCAGGTCGGCGCGGCCGGCAGCATCACCGTAGGTACGGGGGTCAAGACCATGGACCTGAGCGGCAAGACCATTGTGCCCGGCTTTGTGGATACCCACGCCCACATGTGGCCAGCCTGGGGGTTGCACAAAAACCAGATCTGGATTTACGCGGCCAACCTCGCCTACGGCGTCACGACGACCCGCGACCCGCAGACGGCCACAACCGATGTACTCACCTACGCCGATATGGTGGACGCCGGTATGATGTATGGTCCTCGGGTATATTCTACCGGTCCTGGGGTAGGCTTCTGGGCGTACAACATCAAGAGCCTGGAACAGGCGCGGGAGGTCCTCAAGCAGTACTCGGAGTATTACCACACTAAGACCATCAAGATGTACCTCACAGGCAATCGCCAGCACCGTCAGTGGATCATCATGGCCGCTAAGGAACAAGGCTTGATGCCCACCACTGAAGGCGGGCTGGACTTCAAACTGAACGTGACGCAAATTCTGGATGGCTATCCGGGGCACGAACACGCCTTCCCCATCTACCCGCTCTACGAAGACTTCAAGACCTTTGTAGCGGAATCGCGCACAACCTACACCCCTACCCTGCTGGTGGCTTATGGTGGCCCTTGGGCAGAGAATTACTACTACGCTACAGAAAATGTACAGGGCGACCCCAAGCTCAATTTCTACACCCCAAAATCGGAGCTGGACGCTAAATCTCGTCGCCGGAATGCGGGTTGGTTCATGAAGGAAGAGCACGTTTTTGAAGACCACGCGGTATTTGTCAAAGACCTGGTGGAAGCCGGTGGTTTGGCAGGCGTAGGCTCGCATGGACAGCTACAGGGATTGGGCTACCACTGGGAATTGTGGAGCGTACAATCGGGAGGACTCAAAGAACACGACGCGCTGAAAGTAGCGACCATTCTCGGTGCCGAATCGATTGGACTTGAGCAAGATCTCGGTAGCATTAAAGCTGGTAAGATTGCCGATTTGGTCATCTTGGGTAAAAACCCGCTCGAAGATATTCGCAACTCCAATACGGTAGAGATGGTCATGAAAAACGGCCGCCTCTTCAACGCGGAGAACCTGGACGAGGTGTACCCTCAGGCGCGCAAAGCCCCCGCTTTTGAGTGGCACCAGGCTGCGCCGGAAGGTGTACCGGGTATCCGTAAATAA
- a CDS encoding helix-turn-helix domain-containing protein, giving the protein MNISLFMETNPELELAFEYISQTKRHVFLTGKAGTGKTTFLHRVRQEIPKRMVVVAPTGVAAINAKGVTIHSLFQLPFGLMTPDEMSMEIGKRRFSRKKIDLIKGLDLLVIDEISMVRADVLDAVDAVLKRFRQASTPFGGLQLLMIGDLHQLPPVVRPDEWYQMQSHYPTPYFFGSIALRQAAPTVIQLTHIYRQSDNQFIELLNKVRNNNIDPASLETLNQRYQPDFNPAEDEGYITLTSHNNTAHQINTEKLQQLPGREHTFKAIIEGDFPSSMYPNDEQIVLKVGAQVMFNKNDNYPDRMYYNGKIGVITDIFGDHITVECPDEEPIDVYPTIWENRKYELNPDTKEIEDQVVGTYEQHPLKLAWAITIHKSQGLTFDKVIIDAQAAFAHGQVYVALSRCKTFEGIVLRTPIDSGSVRTDTVVRNYSETAAENQPTEAQLLADKRLYQADCLRELFNFSEVEKAARWLLRALLEHERAIQGDGPEQFKILLQEMEEKVFTIGNKFLPWLEIYFREGGLPTEHEKLAERLEGAALYFMPYLSDQLLPKLQSFSVLTDNQNARKQVDRRLYDLRLLVFTKLRLFESIHTGFDPTAYIKAKANAEIDFEQKPDKQPKLSGIPKDLPHRDLYLQLVKWRLEKAEEREVAAFTIAANKTLLEIVQVLPTNSKSLLRVGGFGKKRLADHGEEVLEIVTAYVQEHQLVPDLLDFASTAPKAPPKPDTKKLTLDLHLAGKTIAEIAAERELTEGTISGHLAHWVDTGDLPITVLISQEDIDLISPYLLEHPDLSLGEVFRHFEEKYSYGALRAVRGLLG; this is encoded by the coding sequence ATGAATATTTCGCTATTTATGGAAACCAATCCTGAGCTGGAGCTCGCTTTCGAATACATTAGTCAGACCAAACGGCATGTTTTTTTAACGGGTAAGGCCGGTACCGGTAAAACTACTTTTCTGCATCGGGTACGTCAGGAGATTCCCAAGCGGATGGTGGTGGTCGCACCTACCGGCGTGGCGGCGATCAATGCCAAAGGGGTGACGATTCACAGCCTGTTCCAGTTGCCTTTTGGGCTGATGACGCCCGATGAGATGAGCATGGAGATTGGTAAACGCAGGTTTTCGCGTAAGAAAATAGACCTCATCAAAGGGCTTGACCTGCTAGTGATTGATGAGATCAGCATGGTCAGAGCCGATGTACTGGATGCCGTAGATGCGGTGCTCAAACGTTTCCGACAAGCAAGCACCCCTTTTGGAGGCTTGCAGCTACTCATGATTGGTGATCTCCATCAATTACCGCCCGTGGTAAGGCCCGACGAATGGTACCAAATGCAAAGCCACTATCCTACGCCTTACTTTTTTGGCAGTATTGCATTGCGGCAAGCGGCACCAACAGTCATTCAGCTGACCCACATTTATCGGCAATCGGATAACCAGTTTATTGAATTACTCAACAAGGTACGCAACAACAATATTGATCCCGCCAGCTTGGAGACCCTCAACCAGCGCTACCAGCCCGACTTTAATCCCGCCGAAGACGAAGGCTACATTACGCTTACCTCTCATAACAATACGGCCCACCAGATTAATACGGAAAAACTGCAACAGCTGCCAGGGCGCGAACACACATTCAAGGCCATTATCGAAGGAGATTTTCCATCATCGATGTACCCCAACGACGAGCAGATTGTCTTGAAAGTGGGCGCGCAGGTCATGTTTAACAAAAACGACAACTACCCCGACAGGATGTATTACAATGGTAAAATTGGGGTGATTACCGATATTTTTGGCGACCACATTACCGTAGAATGCCCCGACGAGGAACCGATCGACGTTTACCCGACCATCTGGGAAAACCGTAAGTACGAACTCAACCCTGACACCAAAGAGATAGAGGATCAGGTGGTAGGCACTTACGAGCAGCATCCCCTCAAATTGGCCTGGGCCATTACCATTCATAAAAGCCAGGGCCTGACTTTCGACAAGGTCATCATCGACGCCCAAGCTGCTTTTGCGCATGGTCAGGTATACGTAGCCCTCAGTCGTTGCAAAACCTTTGAAGGAATTGTGCTGCGGACGCCTATCGATTCGGGCAGTGTGCGCACCGATACCGTCGTGCGCAATTACTCGGAAACGGCGGCAGAAAACCAGCCTACCGAAGCGCAGTTGTTGGCCGACAAGCGCTTGTACCAAGCCGATTGCTTACGCGAATTATTCAACTTTTCGGAGGTCGAAAAGGCAGCTCGCTGGTTGTTGCGCGCCCTGCTGGAACACGAGCGGGCGATTCAGGGCGACGGCCCGGAACAGTTTAAAATCCTGTTGCAGGAAATGGAGGAAAAGGTATTTACGATTGGCAATAAATTCCTGCCCTGGTTGGAGATTTATTTCCGCGAAGGCGGCCTACCGACAGAACACGAAAAGTTGGCCGAACGCCTGGAAGGAGCTGCGCTCTATTTCATGCCCTACCTGAGCGACCAACTCCTGCCCAAGCTGCAATCATTCAGTGTACTCACCGATAACCAAAATGCCCGCAAACAAGTAGATCGGCGACTGTATGACTTACGGCTCCTGGTCTTCACCAAGTTGCGCTTGTTTGAAAGTATCCATACCGGTTTTGATCCTACCGCCTATATCAAAGCCAAGGCCAATGCCGAGATCGATTTTGAGCAGAAGCCGGACAAGCAGCCCAAATTGTCGGGTATCCCTAAAGACCTACCCCACCGCGACTTGTATTTACAGTTGGTGAAATGGCGGCTGGAAAAAGCGGAAGAAAGAGAGGTGGCGGCCTTTACCATTGCGGCCAATAAAACACTGCTGGAAATTGTGCAGGTATTGCCCACCAACAGCAAGTCCTTGTTGCGGGTGGGTGGCTTTGGCAAAAAACGCCTCGCGGATCACGGCGAGGAGGTGCTGGAAATTGTGACCGCTTATGTACAGGAGCACCAGCTGGTACCCGACCTGTTGGATTTTGCTTCTACGGCTCCGAAAGCGCCTCCCAAGCCCGACACCAAAAAACTGACCCTCGACCTGCACCTGGCCGGAAAAACCATCGCCGAAATTGCCGCGGAACGCGAACTAACCGAAGGCACCATCAGCGGCCACCTGGCCCACTGGGTAGACACCGGCGATCTGCCGATCACCGTTTTGATCTCTCAGGAGGACATAGACCTCATCTCGCCCTACCTCCTGGAACATCCCGATCTCAGCCTGGGAGAGGTGTTCCGGCATTTTGAGGAGAAGTATAGTTATGGTGCTTTGCGGGCGGTAAGGGGGTTATTGGGGTGA
- a CDS encoding glucose/sorbosone family PQQ-dependent dehydrogenase, which translates to MSLSNFSHAIMFFLFFLICQKLDAQNESFTMTAIGPNNLLNKPWDLHFGPDGYLWITEREAAVVLRVNPATGQRDDLIQIPDASSTGGQDGLLGITFHEDFLGESPYVYLSYTYLLAGERRQKLVRYTHEITDDDGTLTAPITLIDNLPASNDHNSGRLVLGPDQKLYYSIGDQGNNQNSNYCRPILAQMLPLQSQIDQQDWTNYPGKILRLNLDGTIPEDNPLLAGVRSHVYSYGHRNPQGLVFSSTGALYSDEHGPNTDDEVNRIVAGDNYGWPRVAGFQDDQAYDYCNWSSAADCESLDYSNGSCPAELEFLEESSFSAPNYREPLFSMFAVPDDYDYNNPACQNAWICRPNVAPSSLGIYESEAIPGWTNSLLVTSLKRGRVYRLRLNEDGTAIVGDTTQHFYTQNRYRAIAADPDGKSFYVITDQSGNTSGPTGLTVTNNLQNPGAILKFTLQEPVSVTNEQAPPLLNIWPNPASSKVYFTLKEHQQNHLTAELINATGQVVRTMTDLQAGTHEIITEDFPAGVYTFKLSAVGQFWLQRVVIF; encoded by the coding sequence ATGTCTCTTTCCAATTTTAGCCATGCAATCATGTTTTTTCTGTTCTTCCTGATCTGCCAAAAACTTGATGCCCAAAATGAATCCTTCACCATGACGGCCATTGGGCCCAACAATTTGCTCAACAAACCCTGGGACCTGCATTTTGGACCAGATGGCTACCTCTGGATCACGGAAAGAGAAGCAGCTGTTGTTCTCCGGGTGAATCCCGCCACGGGCCAGCGAGATGATTTGATCCAAATCCCTGATGCCTCCTCCACGGGTGGGCAAGATGGATTGCTGGGCATCACGTTTCATGAGGATTTTTTGGGCGAAAGCCCCTACGTTTACCTGTCCTACACCTACCTTCTGGCGGGAGAGCGGCGACAAAAACTGGTCAGATATACTCACGAAATAACGGATGACGATGGCACCCTGACCGCTCCGATCACCTTGATCGACAACCTACCGGCCAGTAATGACCACAACTCCGGCAGATTGGTTTTGGGCCCGGACCAAAAACTCTACTACTCCATCGGTGATCAGGGAAACAACCAGAACAGCAATTATTGCCGGCCCATCCTGGCGCAGATGCTGCCCTTACAGTCGCAAATTGACCAGCAAGATTGGACCAATTATCCCGGAAAAATCCTGCGCCTTAATCTCGACGGCACTATCCCCGAAGACAATCCGCTGCTCGCAGGAGTGAGGAGCCACGTTTATTCCTACGGTCACCGCAATCCTCAGGGCCTCGTTTTTAGCAGTACCGGCGCCCTGTACAGCGATGAACACGGTCCGAATACGGATGATGAAGTCAACCGTATCGTTGCCGGCGACAACTATGGCTGGCCGCGTGTGGCGGGTTTTCAGGATGATCAAGCCTATGATTATTGCAATTGGTCGTCGGCTGCCGACTGCGAAAGCTTGGATTATTCTAACGGCTCCTGCCCTGCGGAGCTTGAGTTTTTAGAGGAAAGCAGCTTTTCAGCGCCCAATTATCGCGAGCCGCTGTTCTCGATGTTTGCGGTTCCTGACGACTATGACTACAACAACCCGGCTTGTCAGAATGCCTGGATTTGCCGGCCCAACGTAGCACCTTCGAGCCTGGGCATCTACGAGAGTGAGGCCATTCCCGGGTGGACCAATTCGCTGTTGGTTACCAGTTTGAAAAGAGGCAGGGTTTACCGCTTGCGCCTCAATGAAGATGGCACCGCGATCGTGGGCGATACCACACAGCATTTCTACACCCAAAACCGCTACCGTGCCATCGCCGCCGATCCCGACGGCAAGTCTTTTTACGTGATCACCGACCAATCGGGCAATACCTCCGGCCCAACGGGCTTGACGGTCACCAATAACCTGCAAAACCCGGGTGCTATATTGAAATTCACCCTCCAGGAACCGGTTTCGGTAACGAATGAGCAGGCTCCTCCCCTGCTGAACATCTGGCCCAATCCGGCATCCAGCAAGGTGTACTTCACCTTAAAAGAGCACCAGCAAAACCACCTCACCGCCGAGCTGATCAATGCCACCGGGCAAGTCGTTCGTACCATGACGGACTTACAAGCTGGTACCCACGAAATCATTACAGAAGATTTTCCTGCTGGTGTTTACACCTTCAAACTCTCCGCCGTGGGGCAATTTTGGTTGCAGCGGGTGGTGATTTTTTAA
- a CDS encoding SDR family oxidoreductase, translated as MDKMKHKILVTGASGAFGSLACIQLAENGHQVVGTMRSVSGKNEAIANELKGKGVALVEMDVTNEESVNAGVNAAIELMGGLDTVFNNAGIGANGILECFTADDIQRMFDVNVFGVQRLMRAVLPHLRHQGKGTIIHTSSCIGRVTTPFLASYSASKYALESLAEGYRAELSGFGIESCIVEPGGFPTGFMSGMITPSDTERRNQYGEMAHLPEASIQGYVAYVESIPEQRPERVAEAVLQLVNTPFGEKPFRTVVDFSGLKQAIENYNQVLNDTTKAIYTANGVDNLLSLNKN; from the coding sequence ATGGATAAGATGAAACATAAAATTTTAGTAACAGGAGCCAGTGGTGCTTTTGGTAGTCTAGCTTGTATTCAATTAGCAGAAAACGGACATCAGGTGGTAGGAACAATGCGTTCCGTTTCAGGTAAAAATGAAGCTATCGCCAATGAGTTAAAAGGAAAAGGTGTGGCTTTGGTAGAAATGGATGTCACCAACGAAGAAAGCGTGAATGCGGGCGTGAATGCAGCGATAGAGCTAATGGGCGGTTTAGATACCGTTTTCAACAATGCAGGCATCGGCGCAAATGGTATTCTTGAATGTTTTACTGCTGATGATATTCAAAGAATGTTTGACGTAAATGTTTTCGGCGTTCAACGCCTGATGAGAGCGGTTTTACCACATCTTCGACATCAAGGGAAAGGAACAATTATTCATACTTCAAGTTGCATAGGCAGAGTCACCACCCCATTTCTTGCGTCTTATTCTGCTTCAAAATACGCCTTGGAATCTTTAGCAGAAGGTTATCGAGCAGAACTTTCAGGCTTTGGCATAGAATCATGTATTGTAGAACCGGGCGGATTTCCGACGGGCTTTATGAGTGGCATGATCACCCCAAGCGATACGGAAAGAAGGAATCAATATGGTGAAATGGCTCATCTTCCTGAAGCTTCGATACAAGGGTATGTCGCTTATGTAGAATCTATCCCTGAACAACGACCTGAACGAGTGGCAGAAGCGGTATTACAATTAGTAAACACGCCTTTTGGCGAAAAGCCATTTAGAACAGTTGTCGATTTTTCTGGACTGAAACAAGCTATCGAAAACTACAACCAAGTATTGAACGACACGACAAAGGCCATCTATACCGCAAACGGTGTGGATAATCTACTAAGCCTGAACAAAAATTAA
- a CDS encoding type II toxin-antitoxin system death-on-curing family toxin, with product MITIELALGIHRVLISRYGGHQGLRDKGLLKSAIARPYQTFDGQDLYPTSVEKAAAIIESILINHPFMDGNKRTGYVLMRILLLDDRKDINAEENDKYDFVINIASGKLSYDGILKWIKERVEDKKEES from the coding sequence ATGATAACTATTGAGCTTGCTCTTGGGATACATCGTGTTCTTATAAGTAGATATGGAGGACATCAAGGTCTGCGAGATAAGGGTTTATTGAAATCTGCAATAGCAAGGCCCTATCAAACTTTTGATGGCCAAGATTTATATCCCACTTCAGTTGAAAAGGCTGCTGCGATAATAGAATCGATTCTCATAAATCATCCATTCATGGATGGTAACAAAAGGACAGGCTATGTACTTATGAGGATTCTATTGCTAGATGATAGAAAAGACATAAATGCCGAAGAGAACGATAAATATGATTTCGTTATTAATATTGCATCAGGTAAGCTTTCATATGATGGTATATTGAAGTGGATAAAAGAAAGAGTTGAGGACAAAAAGGAAGAAAGTTAA
- a CDS encoding IS256 family transposase — translation MSKKTKKEETLSDFDFESYRQQVIAGLIQGKGLTGEDGLLKPLIANFLEGALAAELEDHIQGEKAQGLTNKRNGQLSKEVRSEAGPVEIHYSRDRNGSFEPLTVKKRQYELGLGFDNQILELYSMSNSISDIRLHLERMYGAQMSDSRISSVINSTWERVEAWRNSPLPALLVVMFIDAIYLDVRRDGQVSRIALYVVYGITVEGKREIIALIPGQGAESATEWARCLQQLKNRGLEDVLYICSDGLTGLREVIAETFPLANIQRCVVHKIRNTFKLLDEKDSRQVLRQLKEVYNAVNEAEARRKLEDFQVFWQGKYDLVVDLWLKDWDDLMRCMQLSPTLKKLIYTTNAIENLNREIRRVTKAKGAWVSERALLIQLFLALERKKNSWNKSVRTWSAIRRELTLAHGDRFTKHIS, via the coding sequence ATGTCAAAGAAAACCAAAAAAGAAGAGACTCTGTCGGATTTCGATTTTGAGTCATATCGCCAGCAAGTTATTGCGGGCCTAATTCAAGGTAAGGGATTAACAGGAGAAGACGGTCTTCTCAAGCCTTTGATTGCTAACTTTTTGGAAGGAGCTTTAGCGGCAGAACTAGAAGACCACATCCAAGGGGAAAAAGCCCAAGGTTTAACCAATAAGCGCAATGGGCAGCTATCTAAGGAAGTTCGCTCCGAGGCTGGCCCTGTTGAGATTCACTACAGCCGTGATCGTAACGGTAGTTTCGAGCCCTTGACGGTCAAGAAGCGGCAATATGAACTAGGCTTAGGTTTTGACAACCAGATTCTGGAGCTGTACTCAATGAGTAACTCAATCAGTGACATTCGGTTGCACTTAGAGCGTATGTACGGGGCTCAGATGAGCGACAGTCGTATTTCGTCTGTAATCAACAGCACTTGGGAGCGAGTAGAAGCTTGGCGAAACAGTCCCTTACCTGCGCTGTTGGTAGTGATGTTCATTGATGCGATCTATTTGGATGTACGTCGTGATGGACAGGTCAGCCGTATTGCCCTTTATGTTGTATACGGGATTACGGTGGAAGGAAAACGCGAGATCATTGCTTTGATTCCTGGTCAAGGAGCCGAAAGTGCTACAGAGTGGGCACGTTGTTTACAGCAGCTTAAAAATCGCGGTCTAGAGGATGTCCTCTACATATGCAGCGATGGTTTGACAGGTTTACGTGAAGTGATCGCCGAGACTTTTCCTTTAGCTAATATCCAGCGTTGTGTGGTTCACAAAATTCGCAATACCTTTAAGTTACTGGACGAAAAGGATAGCCGTCAGGTTTTACGTCAGCTTAAGGAAGTTTACAACGCTGTCAACGAGGCCGAAGCCCGCAGGAAATTGGAAGATTTCCAGGTTTTCTGGCAAGGCAAATACGATCTGGTTGTAGACTTGTGGCTCAAAGATTGGGATGATTTAATGAGATGTATGCAATTGAGTCCGACGCTGAAAAAGTTGATTTACACGACCAATGCCATCGAAAACCTCAACCGGGAAATTCGCCGGGTGACTAAGGCCAAAGGCGCATGGGTCAGCGAACGAGCTTTGCTTATTCAGTTGTTCTTAGCACTGGAACGTAAAAAAAACAGCTGGAATAAATCAGTAAGAACATGGAGTGCTATTCGACGTGAATTAACGCTAGCACATGGGGATCGATTTACCAAACATATTTCCTAA
- a CDS encoding helix-turn-helix domain-containing protein, whose translation MSEQIIHSESITEIRSVFGLGKPTHPLITVLDTQQLAYGEETVGKRFSSDLYCIALKDSSCGIDYGRNAYDFDEGVLIFTAPKQVITVKRPQELNQVKGWMLYFHPNLIRNTVLCSKIDSYNFFNYEVHEALHLSENEQNTLNQIVQLIREEIKERIDNHSQQVLVSNIELLLNYSKRFYERQFNTRAASNIDIVSKVELLLKKYYSDNQLIETGPPSIQYLADHCHLSASYLSDLLAKETGRSAKDHINDFLIDKAKHLLLSSTDSISGIAYTLGFNYPHYFGRLFKQKTGKTPQEYRQLN comes from the coding sequence ATGAGCGAGCAGATTATTCATTCGGAATCAATTACTGAAATTAGGTCGGTATTTGGATTAGGGAAACCTACACATCCTTTGATTACCGTCTTAGACACCCAGCAACTTGCTTATGGAGAAGAAACGGTTGGTAAGCGCTTTTCTTCTGACCTATACTGCATTGCCCTAAAAGACTCAAGCTGTGGTATTGATTACGGTAGGAATGCTTATGACTTTGATGAGGGTGTCTTAATTTTTACCGCACCAAAACAGGTAATTACCGTCAAGCGACCACAAGAATTGAATCAGGTAAAAGGCTGGATGCTCTATTTTCATCCCAACTTGATAAGAAATACAGTACTTTGTTCGAAAATTGATTCCTACAACTTCTTTAATTACGAAGTTCACGAAGCATTGCATCTTTCAGAAAATGAGCAAAATACGCTTAATCAAATTGTTCAGCTGATTCGGGAAGAAATCAAAGAGCGAATAGATAATCATAGTCAGCAAGTACTCGTGTCAAATATTGAATTATTGCTAAATTACAGTAAACGATTTTACGAAAGGCAGTTTAATACTCGTGCAGCAAGTAATATTGATATTGTTTCTAAAGTTGAGTTGTTGCTAAAAAAATATTATTCGGATAACCAACTCATAGAGACAGGGCCGCCAAGCATTCAATATTTAGCAGACCACTGTCATTTATCGGCGAGTTATTTGAGTGACCTACTTGCCAAAGAAACAGGACGTTCCGCAAAAGATCATATCAATGATTTTCTGATCGACAAAGCAAAACACTTACTACTAAGCTCTACCGATTCAATAAGCGGAATAGCTTACACACTTGGTTTTAATTATCCACACTACTTCGGGAGACTTTTCAAGCAAAAAACAGGTAAAACACCCCAAGAATACAGACAGTTAAATTAG